CCTGGAAATGTTAATCAAAGTACCGGTAAGTGGACTCTTAACGCTATCTAGAGCCAGCTATCCtaggcttttattattattattattattattattattactattattgctcAGTTGACGTAGTACGAGTCATTCAGAATTCCGTTCAAATAAACAACTTCTGTGCAagttggaatatacagtatatatgtgtctTATACTTAATGCAGTCATTTAAGTTTTTTAATTACTACCGCAACATACAATGGGACTGTTGTaacctaataaaataaaacatgattaggtctcatattatttttaacattaagcaATTGCCAGCACATTTCAAAGTACAGATATAGCTACATCTTTTCAGTTAAAAAATTTGAGCAGcagttggcaaggtaggatccagcatgagtcaaacacgtataaaaagaaatttctccgtccaataaagttcatttcaaaaaagtttactgaaaatttgaaaaagaaaaaaatcacaaaaatttagaaaaaagttattacacatgcagaataaaaggcaaaaacagaaaaaaggtgtCTTCTGCTTTCTCTGGTTAAAAatcagttactttctatacttgTTACGTTtctatggcaaacttacataGACTTCACTTTAGTATGTCAGTACGGTTTGAAgctgtttgccctccatgccttaacAACTGCAAGACAGATCAAAAACTGAACTAGTGTGTagtcagaatgacaagaaataattagaatattccatttacaatTTAGCTTGTAGGGCTTATAATAGAACCTCCCaatgactatgcactaatatatacacaaacattttaacataactaacaaAATACTAATATCAACTTATTATAatctaactaacaaatggcttttACAACAGATAATGGAATGAATTTcctagtgtactgtatatttatgttgtTTAGGAgtattgtgaaaaaaatgtaaagagatTCATGATGtatgtgtttggttttttttgttaaaaaaacttATAGAAGCACACCCTTTGTATCTCATCTTTTAACAAGCAGTGTTACCTGTAGTGGTCATAAACTAAAGGTCACATATTACGAGTAATTATACTAAATAATATTGTGGAAGTAGTTGAACTAAAATACACATCAATACATTTTATGGTTCATAAATGATTACAATTATTCTGTCCATAATGTGTTGATATTCAATTCTGTtcattccagaagaacaaccatgcCCATCATATAAACAGTTCATGGACTACAGAAACTTCAAATCAAAAGAAAGACAGTCCTTTAGCTGTGGGTCAAAGAGACGACTAAAACAAGAACAGAGACAAGTTCAGGTTACATGGCTTAACTGTTTGTGTCATATATACAAGACAATGGTTGCAGGGACAGttattgtttaacactagaattaccagagtctacgaaaaaactcgtagatccggcccaccttaaatcgcttcttaaatccgttcacacctctccgccagcgtcttttgtcctctaaatgtgctgataaaagacaagctgccagcagcctgctattccatcccccctccgacttagaacgtgaacgcactattcccagctcatgccttgattgtttgtctgggagtgaactggagttttagacttgaaataatacattgttatttggaacacacgcattccatgtgtgtaccgtttctacagtaatctgtgtaaacacattgttgaaacagaaactttttcatattttagtaataaatgttacaaaatgtaggcataaactatagaatgcgtaaagcccgagttcctaagatcaaataaacacttccacaaaagcttcacacaccatacaacagcttctgtggtgtagcgcgctaagattttcctctcagagcgagtagcttttctctgcctcacaaacatgagttcaattccccgctggggataaagtgttacttcttttttttctttttaacctcaaacggacataaaatttgtaaattggtatgcactgtcagttaatgagatcgttatattttcatgtgggatgctccttttaaaatatttttttaacaattgagactgcaattaacatgaacaactgtccttataacttatttttttcaagatccataacacacagacagacagagcactgcgtaatacagagacagacaggcagagatatacaaacaaaccagggaaggcacatgtactgaaagaaaaaaaatcaacatgtgcattgttcctgcagaactgaataagctcacccgctctaacatcacccctcccccgatctgactctctaagtaacagcacaagtacagacgcaaaccaagtgtaatcaagagttctggctcgatccccactcactcctatatttgccattttcagtagttaatattatacagtacacacatgcacttgatttgtgtctgtacttgcgctgttacttagagagtcagatcgggggaggggtgatgttagatagatagatagatagatactttattaatcccaatgggaaattcacagcgggtgagcttattcagtgctgcaggaacaacgcacatgttgatttttttttctttcagtacatgtgccttccctgtttatttatatatctctgcctgtctgtctctgtattacgcattgctctgtctgtctgtgtgttatggatcttgaaaaaaataagttataaggacagttgttcatgttaattgcagtctcaattgttaaaaaaatattttaaaaggagcatcccacatgaaaatacaacgatctcattaactgacagtgcataccaatttacaaattttatgtccgtttgaggttaaaaagaaaaaaaagaagtaacactttatccccagcggggaattgaactcatgtttgtgaggcagagaaaagctactcgctctaagaggcaaatcttagcacgctgcgccacggaagctgttgtatggcGTGTGAAgtttttgtggaagtgtttatttgatcttaggaactcgggctttatgcattctatagtttatgcctacattttgtaacatttattactaaaatatgaaaaagtttctgttttaacaatgtgtttacacagattactgtagaaacggtacacacatggaatgcgtgtgttccaaataacgatgtattatttcaagtctaaaactccagttcactcccagacaatcaatcaaggcatgagctgggaaaagtgcgttcacgttctaagtcggaggggggatggaatagccggctgctggcagcttgtcttttatcagcacatttagaggacaaaagacgctggcggagaggtgtgaacggatttaagaagcgatttaaggtgggccgggtctacgagttttttcgtagactctggtaattctagttttaATCAGTGGACCCATTTAGTATTTAACTTCCTGTGCAACAAACTTATAAGTATATAATTTACAGAAAactcattctgtttatttttatttattctagatAAACATAGGATTGATGGTGCCAAATGGAAGTGATTTAAAACCTGTAAGAGGGAAAACACTCCCTTTATTTACAGACCCTCTGGTAGCAGTGCCTGATCTGCTGAAACTAGCTGTCCAGAAAATGAGAACATTTAACAAGGACATGGATGAAGGACCATATATACTTCTGTATCCAGATTGCTCAGAGGTGGTCAATGTGCCTGGGACAGAAAGGCCATTCGTATTGGCtgaatataaaaaggaaatagGAAAGGCATATTGCAGGATCTCTTTTTTTATATGCCTAGAAAAAGACTTTAGAAGAGGTTAATAGGATCTGATGATTTATcacttttacatactgtatttcacagtgctgtgacatactgtacataataatgcATAATAATGTGTTGATTTTGTTTCCTTAAACTGCAGTGGATGTTATCTCTGAATCAGACTCAGATTCTGAAATTCTTGTTACAAGTAGGAGCACAATTGAATTCAATCAGGCTGACACTGTGATGAGTTAACATGAAACAAATAATTTAGGAAAGCAATACACTGAATGGCCGTATTAATTATTGTAACCAGAGCTGTTCTGTGCATAATGCTTGCCAATATTTTGGTTGAACAGAGGCTAGCTACTTAGTAATGTCTGTAGTTGAGTTTGAAAATATGTTCCTGCATTGTACTTGGACAAACAGTaggatttacattttaaatggcaTTTGGTGTAACATATGTGAATCATTTTGATTATTGTTCAGCCGGTTTATCTGTCAGAAATACTAACAACTTGCCACGTTTCAGCAGGCAACATTTCATTAATAAGTATTTATGTAGAAAGAGAAGAATAATATAGGCTGTATAAAATTGTTCAGAATTTTATGCTTTTTTCCCTCAGGTTTTTGAAGCCTATAACCAAAGTACACCCAAACACAAACTAGAAGATGTAGTGTAAGTACTAATTTGCAAATGTAAGTAATCTGTAAGCTGGTAATGTGATCAAATCACATGTTTGGAACAGACCTTTGAGTTTATGTTGAGAGCAGAGTTTTTGCTCTAAATATATGAAGTTGtaaataatataagaatattgtgaaatATTGCAAAATTATCTAGATTATTATAATTTACCAtaattttaaatttcctttttaaCTCCATGATACTTTGTTGCACTAAAGTAGTCATTTTCACATGTTTCAGAGATGCGTCCAGACATTCATCAACAATTCAAGCTGGACAGGTAGGTATTGAACCAAATGTTAcctcataatatttttttctttcagtgttgttttgtgttgtgttgGACATTTAAGTTCcccatgtcactttatttttcagataGTAATATCTGATACTGAGGATACTCTGGATCTACCTGAATACAATGTGACTAAGTCCACCTATTACAGGTAAGCAAAAAAAATTGGCAAAATGTGACTATTCCCTCGGTAGACGTTTTTAgattagtttaaaaataaactggcAAGTTGTTTCTAAAATATCTGTAGAATGGTTAACTTACAAAAAATTCTTCAGGGATTTACTTAGGTTGGAAATTACTTAAGGAGAATGTTTTAGTGTAAAATGGGTGGAGTTGTCTTTTAACATAGGAATGGTAATTTCtttacagtaaatatacaaaCCTTTATGCATCATGTGTTGAAGAAGAGGATGAAGAGCCAGTTCCTGTAAATTTGGGGAATTTATCAGACACAACCATGTACACTGGCAGTTATTGATCATAGCAATAGGTTTTCTCTGTGCACTTAATGGTAAAAGATTGAATTACTTCTGTGATAATATGTGAAAGAAGCCCTTTACTGCACATCAGTGttgtgcaaaaaatagaaaactgtgTACTGTCTGGCATTTCACAAATGTAACTCAGTCTTGTGTAATTCTAGAGAAGAGGTAAACATTACACTACCTGATATCATTGCAAACCTGTCACATCATATTGATCATGGAAGAGTTAGCCGGTTCAGCATTGCAAGGTCAAATGTCTGGGATGGTGCAGTCCGAGGTTTCAAGCGTACAACATATTCAGAAACCTGTGATATGCTGGTCAGATTTACTGATGATGCTGGTATTTTTGAGGATGGAATTGATACAGGTGGACCAAGACGAGAGTTTCTAACTCTACTGATGAACCATCTTAAAGACCGACCAATTTTTGATGGACCAACAGGACAACGTTACTTATTCTACAATGCAAATGGTATTTATACATCGTGTTAAGAGTGTGACTTGTAATTTATAACACATCACTGATACGCTTTGTTACTTGAACTGTTCCAGAGATATTTAGCAACAACATGCTTAGGTTTGTCTTGATTTTAATGCATCATGAAGCATATTTGAATGTTTCCAAAAGTAGTTGCTAAATATGTGTGGAACAgtagaaataacattaaaagcaATTTGGAATTGTGGTTTGAATTGTAAATCACCCAAAATTCTAAAATGTGAATGATTTTCATTCATAGCTCTCAGGGAGGATGAGTACTTCTTGGCAGGAAAGATGATTGCGGTATCAGTTGTGCATGGAGGCCCAGGTCCGCATTTCCTCTCGGAAGATCTTGTACTGTATCTTGCAGGCCAGCCTTCATTCAAAGCAACAGTGAATGATgtaactgaagaagaaataaagaaagctaTGCAAGAGGTAGGAAAAGCATAATGCTATAGTAGGGCAGGGTTTATTTATTAGTTTCTGCAATGCTTTGAGAAAATCATTACTTCCTTGATAACATACACAAAGTAATGCATTTACTGTTCTGTGATTGtacaagatatacagtaatccctcctcgatcgcgggggttgcgttccagaaccccccgcgaaataagaaaatccgcgaagtagaaaccatatgtttatatggttatttttatattgtcatgcttcggtcacagatttgcacagaaacacaggaggttgtagagagacaggaactttattcaaacactgcaaacatttgtctctttttcaaaagtttaaactgtgctccataacaagacagagatgacagtttcgtctcacaattaaaagaatgcaaacatatcttcctcttcaaaggagtgcgcgtcaggagcagagaatgtcagagagagagagataaaagcaaacaatcagaaatcaatagggctgtttgggcttttaagtatgcgaagcactgccggacaacgcagctgctaggaagggagca
This region of Erpetoichthys calabaricus chromosome 8, fErpCal1.3, whole genome shotgun sequence genomic DNA includes:
- the LOC114656581 gene encoding G2/M phase-specific E3 ubiquitin-protein ligase-like isoform X1 — translated: MILCCTKVVIFTCFRDASRHSSTIQAGQIVISDTEDTLDLPEYNVTKSTYYSKYTNLYASCVEEEDEEPVPVNLGNLSDTTIEEVNITLPDIIANLSHHIDHGRVSRFSIARSNVWDGAVRGFKRTTYSETCDMLVRFTDDAGIFEDGIDTGGPRREFLTLLMNHLKDRPIFDGPTGQRYLFYNANALREDEYFLAGKMIAVSVVHGGPGPHFLSEDLVLYLAGQPSFKATVNDVTEEEIKKAMQEVGKA
- the LOC114656581 gene encoding G2/M phase-specific E3 ubiquitin-protein ligase-like isoform X2 yields the protein MILCCTKVVIFTCFRDASRHSSTIQAGQIVISDTEDTLDLPEYNVTKSTYYSKYTNLYASCVEEEDEEPVPVNLGNLSDTTIEEVNITLPDIIANLSHHIDHGRVSRFSIARSNVWDGAVRGFKRTTYSETCDMLVRFTDDAGIFEDGIDTGGPRREFLTLLMNHLKDRPIFDGPTGQRYLFYNANALREDEYFLAGKMIAVSVVHGGPGPHFLSEDLVLYLAGQPSFKATVNDVTEEEIKKAMQEI